The following nucleotide sequence is from Pseudomonas sp. RC10.
CCCTGTGCATGAAGCCAAAAATCATGCTGTTCGATGAGCCGACCTCGGCCCTCGACCCGGAAATGGTGAAAGAGGTATTGGACACCATGGTCGGCCTGGCGGAAGAAGGCATGACCATGCTCTGCGTGACCCACGAAATGGGCTTCGCCCGCACCGTGGCCAACCGCGTGATCTTCATGGACAAAGGCGAAATCGTCGAACAAGCCGCCCCGAACGACTTCTTCGACAACCCGCAAAGCGACCGCACCAAGCTGTTCCTCAGTCAGATCCTGCACTGAGTTAATAGCTGCGTTCACCAGAAACCCGGGCCCTGTGCCCGGGGTTTTGCAAATAAGGGCATAGGTTTGCTGATTTAAAGACCCGCAACGGATGCCTTATCAGTCACCAAGGGAACGAAAGCTGAATATCTTCTTGTATGTTTTTCTTGATTTTCACTGAAAGTCCTATCAATCGAACCGCTCTCCCTTCCCTGCGAGTCTCCCACAACTTCCTACAAAGCGTGTTGAAGGTGTCACCGCAAAGCCGGTTGGACGATACCTCTGTGGATGAGGTGGAAAAATCAGAAAATTTGAGCTTCACCAAGTTTTTGATTATTTGATAGCCATCCCCAATTTCGGTAATACGCTCAGCCAAGCCATTAAGCAAATTCTCCAGATGCAACAGGCATTCAGGGAGTGTATAACAGTCTTGATGAAAAGTTGTCTCAATACCTACCGACCTGATATTACTGCGCTCTTGATGGTCTATCTCGATACCTTGGCATCGCTCCCAAACATAGTATCCGTGGACACCGAGGTACTGAACCAATGCAGGAATTTTATCTTCTGTGATATCTTTGCAGTACCGGCACCCCAGATTTTCAAGTACTGCATCTGTCTTAGGACCAACTCCTGGGATTTTCCGAACATCAAGGTCGCGTAAAAAGTCACGAACTGAATTAGGCGATATGACGAACATACCATTGGGTTTATGAACTTCTGAGGCGATTTTCGCCAGATATTTCAGCGGCGCCACTCCCGCTGAAGCGGTCAAGTTAAGTTCCCGATGAATTGTGGCCCGGATATCTGCGGCCATATGAGTAGCAGACCCGTTGAAATGTTGCTGGCCGGTCACATCTAGAAATGCCTCATCTAAAGACAAAAACTCGACATGATCGGTATAGCGTCTGAAAATGCTATCCAGTTTTTTCGTGACCTCTTCGTATATTTTAAACCTCACCGGCAACAGCACTAGATCCGGGCATAAGCGATAAGCTTTAGCCGTCGCCAAACCGCTCCGTACGCCAAAAGCTCTAGCAATGTAATTCGCCGTGCTAATGACTCCCCTCTCAGAAGCTCTGCCGCCTACTGCGACAGGTCGATCGGCCAGATCGGGTGAATCAAGAAGCTCAACGGAAACAAAAAACGAGTCCATATCTATATGAATGAACTTGCGATGCTTCGCATTTTTTGAAGGTGCTATCATTTATGTAGTCATCTATATTTCAGGCTTTTACATCATCTAAAACATTGACGAAGATGGACAGTTCACCATTGATACCTTGAGCGTAATGTATCCCTTGAACATGAGGAGCAAATTCAGGGTATAAGTCGATGAGTTTCTGAATTACGATGAGGTAGTCAACCACTACTGCAGTCCAAGTTTCGCCAGGTGCGATGCACATGATCCCCGGAGGATAAGGAATCACACCTTCGGCAGCCACGCATCCTAGGGCTTCAGAGAGCGGAACGACTCTTATCTGCCCACGGATTAATGCTTGATTGGCTTCGTATGGAGTTAAATTGGGAGCTACCGAGGTGTCTAAGCTAAAAAGATCGGATTGAAGCCTCTGGATGTTTGAATCATGGAATAAATTATTAATGTTGTTGCACAATTGCCGCAGTGACAGGTCGGAGTAGCGGCCGTCGGAGATCGCAAGGGAAGGAAATATATCTATTATCTGAGTGTCATTGATAAGGTGTAGTTCCAGTGAGGACAGTGCATGTGCTAATTGATCGAGTACCGTTTCTTTTGAAGCAGGGGAGATTAACAGCGTGAAATTGTAGAAGTCACACTTCTCTGGCGTAAAATTCATTTCTCTAAGGTACTGAATCACTACGCTTGCGGGAATCGACATAAAGCCTGCTTGTTCCAACTTCGTGCTAGCGTTTGTGGTGAGGATAATTTTACAAGGGTCGATGAAATGAAGATCAGCTTCGATAGGTGAAGAACGATTATTGAACGGGGTAAATTCAGTTGGGCGCGACTGAAGCTTGGAGTGGCTTTGCAAGGGATGCGAGCGCCGAGATTGGCCGCCAGAATAGGTCTTGATTAGCTTGCAACTGTGATCAATTTTTTGTCTGAATTTATTAGCTATACAGACCGCAGAACCCCATATCTCTCGACCGTGGCCATTGGCATGAATAGCCGCGTTTACTTCTAATGACATAAACAAAGGATAAAATGGGCTTGTGGACGAGTGGAGCATAAAGGCGCTATCGAACAAATGTCGAGAGCAGTAGCGAGACTGGTCCCGGATGTGATGATCTTTTTTATGTATTTGAGAGGTCTGGGAGAGCCCCGCCATTTGCTTATGTACTGACTGGGTAACAATCACACCTGGTGCATTAGCTGGGAGGTCTCCAATTAGAGGGGATAAATGGGCAAGTTGATCGACAAAGGGCTCGTAACCAAGCCAAGCAGAGTCAAACAGTACGTAATCACATAGGTGGCCGATCCGTTGTAGTAGAGCAGCTGCGTTCACTACAACACCGTCACACGTAGCGTGCTGCACAATTGCCAAGCGAAAAGGCCTTTCTTGTTTTGCTATTGTACTGTCGATTCTAGATACCCTGGCTCTGAGCATGTCTTCACTAAGAGCGCCCTTGCGGTAGCCGCCAAGCACACCTAACTCGTCGCGATGACTGTCTAAGAACACCGCTCTGGCTCCGCATTGAATCAATGCACCTAGGTATACAGATTTGTGATTGTTTCGGTCCATCAGCACGATGTCCCCAGCGCTGAGTAGTGCGCTTGCTACGATTTTGTTCGCCGTGGAAGTACCGTTTAAGACAAAATAGGTCTCGTCAGAGTTGAATACTTCTGCGGCAAGGTTTTCAGCTTTTCGTATTGGTCCTTGGTGGCTAAGCACATCCCCCAGTTCAGGGGCTGCATGTGGAACATCTACGTTGAAAACGTTTTCTCCCAACAATTCCTTGAAGCGCAATCCCGCAGGGTGGAGGTCTAGATAATGGCCGCCCTGGTGTCCTGGGCACGCGAAGGTGGGCCTTTGCATAGAAATGAATTTGGAAACTGCCGCGGTAAACGGAGGAAGCGCTTTTGATTCAAACTGACTGCCTGCATTTAGTATTTTCGCCAATATTGCATCTGACAACGGCGTATTCAAGATAAATAGTTCATACTTTGCTAGAGGCGTTTGATGGAGTTCTTGCACGCATATGTCTGTTAAAAAAAGGGGTGTTCCCCACTGGTCGATGCAGTTGATCACATTGTCGTTGAGTGCATCCTTTTTGTTTAGAACCAATACTGAGGCGACCTCCAAGTGTAAAGATTTTTCAAACTTTATTACCTTCACTTGAGTGTGCGGATGAAAAATCATTTCTATGCTAGATACAATTTTTATTTGCATTTTTTTTCTTCCAGGCTAAAGGCGAAATGCATAGCAGTGAAGCCATACCGATGAATGTCGCAGGTCCTGCTATCAGGAACATTAGACTTGCTATGATCCCGGACAGTCCGTCGCCGATGACGGCGGTGAAATAGTAGAGAGAGTAGTTTCTGCCCACATTTTTCGGGTGCGACAGGCGCTGGATGTTTGTGACGATTGCAATGTCAACAAATGCACCAACGAACCCTACGAACGCTAACAGTGCTAAAAAAATATAGTTGCTAAACGTAAGCGAAATTGCTGTGGCTAAAAATAGCGAGCCATAGATAGACCAGTACCTGACTACCGCATCTGCGGTAGTGGTAGGGTTGAATCGAACATATGATAAACTTCCTAACACAGTTCCGGCTGCTAATATCGAAGCAGTGTATCCAACTGCGGCTTCTGATTCAAATGCATCCATGACGGCGGCCGGTAAAATAAATCGTATCAAGGATGTGGCAAATAAGGCGCACAATGTTGTGCAAAAAATGACTTTAAATAAAGGTTTGTTCATGTGTTTAATGCTTTGGAGTCCATTAATCGCATCTTTTAAGATGTATTTAAAGCTAAAGCTACCCATTTCCTTTCTGGTAGAAGATTCCAGTGTAAGTATGTATAGCGTAGACATAAGCGAGCTAATTGAAAAAAATGCAAAGGCGTGAAGGGGGGTGAACATGATTGTGATTATTGAAAATATCAGTGGTCCGGCGATTGACGCGCCATCTTCGATAACTTGTAACCGGCTATTGACTAAAGTTAAGCTCTCAGAATCTATAGTTTCTGGAAAAAATGCTCGAAAAGAAGGTGTGTGAAGACAGTCCAGAGCGGTCAAGCACATAGCAGCAATTGCAATCGCTTGAATACTTAGGCTGGAGTATATTCCAACTGAACACAATGATATGGCTACTGTGAGTTTTAGTAGGTCTACGGTGATTAATGTGTATTTCTTGTCAGCGTAGTCTGCTAACCATCCTCCCACGGGTGAGAAGAGTGCGCTGGGCATGAAGCGAAGAAAATAAATCAGGCCTACGTCGAGTAAATTTCCCGTAACGAGTGACACCACCGTCACAGCAAAAGCTATCTCAAATGTAAACTCTCCGACTTTCGTAAAAAAAAAAGAATATGAAAGTTTTTGAATTTGATGGTGTGATCGCGCGGTTTTCATATTTTAGTTAATCCAGAGCTATACAGTCGAATAGATAATTTCATCTTTTGTAATATCTCTTCCTTTGGCGCTGAGCTTCTCAAATACTAATTTTTTTAGAATGTTTTGCTCGCTTTGAGGGCATAAGTAGAACATGATATTGCTATACCATAGCCAGCCCAGCTTGGTTAACTCATATGTCTTTTCCGTTTCGCATATTAGACCTGCTCTGATCATCTCTTCCAGCTTAGTAAACAAGCCGCTGGGAATATCACTAAACGCGATTTTGTCTTTTTCTATTTCTCCATGGTAAGGAAGCCTTAGTACAATAGGTTTTACTAGATCAAGAACAGATGCATGTTGGCTAACATTGCATTCGTATATGCCAGAAGTCATTTTAATAGTGTATTGCTCTCTGAGAGATGTATTAGTGATGACATTCTCAGCAAGGGACGAAATTCCGCCGACACCAAAACCTAATACATCATGATCAGCGTAGCCGTAAACGTGCTCGTGATAGATAAATGAGTAGTTACTAGCGAACAGTTTTTCCCTTGACAGTCTCTGGCGGATATAACCGTGGCCATTATAAGGCAAATAGCCTTTCTGACGCATGTGTTCATCGATCATAAGCCTCATGTTCAACTTTCGCATTGCTGGGAAAATTTCACTTGTATGCTGTTTGATTTGTCTGTGAAGTTTAAGCGATGTTACGACATTGTTGATGGGGTAGATATCGATGTTCGTGACGCCTAGGTCAACGGCTTTGTCAATGTCAGTTAAGGTTTGCGATTCATTGCTTCCATTCATTCCATAGAGAATATCGCAGAGGACATGCTGGAAAGAGGATACCAGTGTTTCTGCTGCACGTTCTATTTGAGTAATATCTTGAGAGAGATTGAATAGTTTTCTCCAGGTAGGGTCTATCGTTTGCAGTCCAAATCGGGCATGGGTAACTCCGATGTCGGCTAGAGCTCTAGTGCGCTCCTCCGAGACACTCGTGATGTGAAATTCGAACGAAAATTCTTCAACATTAGACATGTCGAAATAACGGTGTAGTGCCTCTCCAATATCATTGATGTTTCGGGGGGAAAGCAAGGAGGGCGTTCCACCACCAAAAAAGATTGCACGAACTGGAACCTTTTTTAGGTCCATAACTCGCGATTTGTATTCGATCTCTTTGATCAACGCTTGCGTATATCTATCTATTTCCTCACTATTTTTGTAGAATCCTCGAGTAAACGGGCAGAATGAGCATATCGCTTCGCAAAATGGGATGTGAAAATACAAAGCTCGAGACGTTGCACTGTTATTTGCAGTTTCGAAGACTTGCGATAGTTGTGTACGGTTGGGACGAAATACTTCGTGACTTTGAGAGGGGAAAAAGAAATTATAGAGTGGAAATTGATAATCGAATTTTACTAGTCCGTTATTAAGTATTTTCACGATCTAAGCTCGCTAGTGATATTTCGCTTCCGCGTACAAGTGTGCGCATTGCTATGCGTATTTCGTTACCGAAGAATATTTTTAGCTCTTCCTTCAGTCTCAATTTCTTTGTGCCGCAGGTGTATACGTCTACGCTGATATAGCAATTTTCTGGGTAGGTGTGGTAAGACAGGTGCGACTCAGATAGTAAATAAAGACCTGTAACTCCCTCGCCATTCGAGATGAATTTGTGCGTCAAGTGATTGATGACGTTGAAGCTAGAGCGCTCCAGGGTGTTTAAAAAGAAATCGTGTAGTGCGTGTGCGTTCTTTAGCAAAGCTGCGTCTGCGCCGACTATGTCTAAAATTGTATGATTTCCCAAGTCATCCATGGTGATTGCTGCTCCTTCCTCCAGTGAAGCTATACTTTTTAGAAGGGGAAGGCGTCGACCTTCCCCTTCTGCTTTCAAATCACCACAGGCATACACCTTTGGTTGTTACCCCGATTACATCAGTTTCGAACAAATCAATAGCAGATTTCATATGTATTTCCTTTTCTCGTTTTAGATATCCCTGCCTTAGCAGGTGAGATAAGTATTAGCATTTCGAAATTGCTTTTGAACATCAGCAAATGTAAACCGATTTTTCCGCGCTGCGAATCATTGCTTATTATGCGTACAGTTTTTTAGTAAAACTCATTTGAAAGCAGATGATTGCAGTCCTTAGCGCGTAAGCGATCTTAAACTCACTTTCTGAATCCATTACCGCGTGCCTAACGTTCGCTTTGTGTTCTTTGAGTAAGCTATCTTTGCCCAACCGCGTGATCTTCATGGACAAAGGCGAAATCGTCGAACAAGCCGCCCCGAACGACTTCTTCGACAACCCGCAAAGCGACCGCACCAAGCTGTTCCTCAGTCAGATCCTGCACTGAGTTGATAGCTGCGTTAACCAGAAACCCGGGCCCTGTGCCCGGGTTTTTGTTTGCGGATTCGTGAATGGTCCAAACGGTTAAAACTGTACCCAATCCTCGTAAAACTTGTGTTCTCTGCTGATCTCCAACAGGATTACGTCTTTGCGCAATGCGCTGTTACACATCCTGCCCCCCACGAGAATCCCATGACGACCAAGGCGCCTACGGCGAGCGACACGCTATCCCCTTCCCGAAAACATCATGAAATCGACGAGCTGCTGATTGACGCGGAGGCTGATGACGATGAAGTCCAGCAGCACCGGCCTGTCCTGAAGCGCCCGTGGTTTCTGCTGTTGGGGCTGGTGCTGGTGGCGTTGAACCTGCGTCCGGCGCTGTCGAGCATGGCGCCGGTGCTCAGTGAGGTGTCGAAGGGTCTGGGTCTGTCAGCGGCCAAGGCGGGTTTGCTGACGACGCTGCCGGTGCTGTGTCTCGGTTTGTTCGCGCCATTGGCGCCGATCCTGGCGCGGCGTTTCGGCAGCGAGCGCGTGGTGCTGGGGATTCTGATGACCCTGACGTGCGGCATCCTGTTGCGCAGTTCGTACGGTGAAGTCGGCTTGTTCGCGGGAAGCATCATGGCGGGCGCGAGCATTGGCATCATCGGCGTGCTGCTTCCGGGTATCGTCAAACGCGATTTCGCCAAACAGGCTGGCACCATGACCGGCGTATACACCATGGCTCTGTGTCTAGGGGCTGCGGTGGCGGCGGGTTCGACGGTGCCGTTGAGCCAGGTGTTTGGAAACGAAAGCGGCAGCGACTGGACACTCGGCCTTGGGTTCTGGATCGTCCCGGCGGTGATTGCCGCGATCTTCTGGTGGCCACAAACCCGTCAACGCCAGGGTCAGCATCAGGTGGCCTATCGGGTGCGTGGGCTGTTCCGCGATCGTCTGGCGCGGCAAGTTACCTTATATATGGGGCTGCAATCGTCGCTGGCCTACATCGTTTTCGGCTGGTTGCCGTCGATCCTCATTGGCCGTGGCCTGACACCTACAGAAGCGGGTCTGCTGCTGTCGGGGTCGATCATGGTGCAACTGGTCAGCTCGCTCACTGCACCCTGGCTGGCTACACGGGGTAAGGATCAACGACTGGCGATCCTGTTGGTCATGCTGCTGACACTGGGCGGTTTGTACGGTTGTCTGTACGCGCCCCTTAATCAACTGTGGCTCTGGGCCGTGGTGCTCGGGTTGGGGCAGGGCGGTACGTTCAGCCTGGCGCTGACCCTGATCGTGCTGCGCTCCCGGGATTCTCATGTCGCCGCCAACCTGTCGAGCATGGCTCAGGGCGTGGGCTACACGTTGGCCTCGCTGGGTCCGTTCGCGGTTGGCGTTGTGCATGACTGGACGGGCAACTGGAGCGCGGTCGGCTGGATCTTCGGCATCATTGGCGTGGGTGCGATTCTGGCAGGGATGGGCGCCGGGCGTGCGCTGTACGTCGACGTGACCAGCGAGAAAGTTTGAGTCGAGGTATTTGCCCGGCGAATGTCCGTGGCAAAACGCTCCGCCGCCGCTTATCGTGCAAGCATCTTTTTCCATGGACGACACTGCGTATGAGCGATCTGCACACCACCGAACAGCCTGGCGAACACAACAGCGCCTTGATCCGTCGTTTCTACGAGGCCTTCAATCGGCTCGACGCCGAGGCCATGGCGGCCTGTTACACCGACGACGTGCTGTTCAGCGACCCGGTGTTCGGTGAGTTACGGGGAAGCGAGGCCGGTGACATGTGGCGCATGTTGACGTCGCGGGCCAAGGAATTCTCCATCCGCTTCGATAATGTGCGCGCCGACGAACGCTCCGGCGGCGCACATTGGCTGGCGACCTACCTGTTCAGCCAGACCGGCCGCACCGTGGTCAACGATATTCAGGCGCGCTTCGTGTTTCGCGACGGCAAGATTTGCGAACACCACGACAACTTCGACCTGTGGCGTTGGTCGCGGCAGGCGTTGGGTGCGAAAGGCGCGTTACTGGGCTGGACGCCGTTCGTTCAAAACGCCATTCGTGCCCAGGCGCAAAAGGGTTTGAAAGCCTTCCGGGCAGGCCGCTAAGGCTCTGCTAGAATCGCGTCTTTCGCGTTTCAGCTCTCAACCTGCCATGACCGATACCGCTGTTGCCCTTGAGTCTGCGCCTCAAACCCTCACGCCAAAGCCGTGGTTCGTGTACCTCGTACGCGCTGCCAACGGCTCGCTGTATTGCGGCATCAGCGACGACCCCCATAAACGCTTCACCAAGCACCAAAACGGAAAGGGCGCGCGATTTTTCTTTTCCAGCCCTGCCGTGGCGCTGGTGTACATCGAGGCGTGCCGCGACAAGGGTGAGGCGCTGCGTCAGGAGCGGCTGATCAAGAAACTGCGCAAGCGGGCAAAGGAAGCGCTTGTGGCCAGTTTTGTCCTGACCCCTTCCGAGTAACGACTTGCTGCTGTGTAGGCCGACGCGCGGAAGCGGGTAAGAACGTGTGCACAGAGATGTCAGTAATTTCGCATGTGAATTACCTGTTTTATTTTGTGCGTATGTGTACTAGCCTGATTGTCAGATTCGATGAGCAGGAGCGGTATTCATGACAGCCTTGGCGATCACCCGCAACGATGGCGTTGGTGTCGATACCCCGGAAGCAGGACGCGTAGCCCTGACCTTCTTTTTCAATCTCATGGCGCATTGGGGATGCTCGGTCGAGGACCAGCGAACACTGCTGGGCGCTGTGAGCAACACGACCTTTTACAAATACAAACGGACCCCCGACATCCGTTTGCCGCGCGATACGCTGGAGCGAATTTCCTATTTGATGGGCATCCACAAAGCGCTCAGCATCATCTTCAGCAATCAGTTGGAGCGCGCTTACGAATGGGTCGCAAAACCCAACACGGCGGCACCTTTCAACGGCCAATCCGCATTGCAATACATGTTGGCCGGTCGGGTGGTGGACATCGCGGACGTGCGTCGGTATCTGGACGGAGTCCGGGGCTGATGAAGCATGCACAGACTGTGATCCCGGCCTGGGATGCCGCGTTCAGGATGATCAACAGTGCTTTTCCTCCGATCACGCTGTTTGAGGATGTGCTCAACCCGGCCGACCTTGAGATGGCGTATGCGCTAGAGTCGATGACCAACGATCGTCTGCTGGATCAATGCGGTGTATTGCGCAGAGTCGCCGTCGAGGACCGTGTTTCCGGCCCCGGCTCTACCCCCGTCATGGCTGCGTTTACCCACATCGGCAAGGCCAGCCGGTTCACGGACGGGACGTACGGTATCTATTACGCCGCGAATAGCCAGGCTGCGGCTATTGCAGAAACACGCTTTCATCAGGAGCGCTTTCTCGCGGCGACGAACGAGCCCGACATCGAGCTGACGTTGCGCACCTACGTGAATCAGGTCGTGAAGCCGGTGCATGATGTACGTGAGGATTTTCCTGAACTGCATGACCCGGACCCTTCTCGTTACGGGACCTCGCAAGCCTTCGCAAGCGCATTGCGGGGAGAAGGGGCGTGGGGACTGCTCTACAAGAGCGTGCGCCTTGACGGGCATGAGTGCGTGGCGGCGTTTCGTCCGCCGACGGTCTCGCTCCCGGTGCAAGGCAAGCATGTTCGGTATGTCTGGGATGCCAAGAGCCAGACGATCTCCCACGTATTCGAAATCAGCCCGCTCTAAGTAACGTCTCCGAACTTGGCCTGTTCGTCACTTGTGATCATCACTGGCAACGCTCAACTTAAGCCACTGTCT
It contains:
- a CDS encoding CynX/NimT family MFS transporter; protein product: MTTKAPTASDTLSPSRKHHEIDELLIDAEADDDEVQQHRPVLKRPWFLLLGLVLVALNLRPALSSMAPVLSEVSKGLGLSAAKAGLLTTLPVLCLGLFAPLAPILARRFGSERVVLGILMTLTCGILLRSSYGEVGLFAGSIMAGASIGIIGVLLPGIVKRDFAKQAGTMTGVYTMALCLGAAVAAGSTVPLSQVFGNESGSDWTLGLGFWIVPAVIAAIFWWPQTRQRQGQHQVAYRVRGLFRDRLARQVTLYMGLQSSLAYIVFGWLPSILIGRGLTPTEAGLLLSGSIMVQLVSSLTAPWLATRGKDQRLAILLVMLLTLGGLYGCLYAPLNQLWLWAVVLGLGQGGTFSLALTLIVLRSRDSHVAANLSSMAQGVGYTLASLGPFAVGVVHDWTGNWSAVGWIFGIIGVGAILAGMGAGRALYVDVTSEKV
- the speD gene encoding adenosylmethionine decarboxylase, encoding MDDLGNHTILDIVGADAALLKNAHALHDFFLNTLERSSFNVINHLTHKFISNGEGVTGLYLLSESHLSYHTYPENCYISVDVYTCGTKKLRLKEELKIFFGNEIRIAMRTLVRGSEISLASLDRENT
- a CDS encoding nuclear transport factor 2 family protein translates to MSDLHTTEQPGEHNSALIRRFYEAFNRLDAEAMAACYTDDVLFSDPVFGELRGSEAGDMWRMLTSRAKEFSIRFDNVRADERSGGAHWLATYLFSQTGRTVVNDIQARFVFRDGKICEHHDNFDLWRWSRQALGAKGALLGWTPFVQNAIRAQAQKGLKAFRAGR
- a CDS encoding MbcA/ParS/Xre antitoxin family protein codes for the protein MTALAITRNDGVGVDTPEAGRVALTFFFNLMAHWGCSVEDQRTLLGAVSNTTFYKYKRTPDIRLPRDTLERISYLMGIHKALSIIFSNQLERAYEWVAKPNTAAPFNGQSALQYMLAGRVVDIADVRRYLDGVRG
- a CDS encoding RES family NAD+ phosphorylase, which produces MKHAQTVIPAWDAAFRMINSAFPPITLFEDVLNPADLEMAYALESMTNDRLLDQCGVLRRVAVEDRVSGPGSTPVMAAFTHIGKASRFTDGTYGIYYAANSQAAAIAETRFHQERFLAATNEPDIELTLRTYVNQVVKPVHDVREDFPELHDPDPSRYGTSQAFASALRGEGAWGLLYKSVRLDGHECVAAFRPPTVSLPVQGKHVRYVWDAKSQTISHVFEISPL
- a CDS encoding ornithine decarboxylase, whose amino-acid sequence is MQIKIVSSIEMIFHPHTQVKVIKFEKSLHLEVASVLVLNKKDALNDNVINCIDQWGTPLFLTDICVQELHQTPLAKYELFILNTPLSDAILAKILNAGSQFESKALPPFTAAVSKFISMQRPTFACPGHQGGHYLDLHPAGLRFKELLGENVFNVDVPHAAPELGDVLSHQGPIRKAENLAAEVFNSDETYFVLNGTSTANKIVASALLSAGDIVLMDRNNHKSVYLGALIQCGARAVFLDSHRDELGVLGGYRKGALSEDMLRARVSRIDSTIAKQERPFRLAIVQHATCDGVVVNAAALLQRIGHLCDYVLFDSAWLGYEPFVDQLAHLSPLIGDLPANAPGVIVTQSVHKQMAGLSQTSQIHKKDHHIRDQSRYCSRHLFDSAFMLHSSTSPFYPLFMSLEVNAAIHANGHGREIWGSAVCIANKFRQKIDHSCKLIKTYSGGQSRRSHPLQSHSKLQSRPTEFTPFNNRSSPIEADLHFIDPCKIILTTNASTKLEQAGFMSIPASVVIQYLREMNFTPEKCDFYNFTLLISPASKETVLDQLAHALSSLELHLINDTQIIDIFPSLAISDGRYSDLSLRQLCNNINNLFHDSNIQRLQSDLFSLDTSVAPNLTPYEANQALIRGQIRVVPLSEALGCVAAEGVIPYPPGIMCIAPGETWTAVVVDYLIVIQKLIDLYPEFAPHVQGIHYAQGINGELSIFVNVLDDVKA
- a CDS encoding radical SAM protein, translated to MKILNNGLVKFDYQFPLYNFFFPSQSHEVFRPNRTQLSQVFETANNSATSRALYFHIPFCEAICSFCPFTRGFYKNSEEIDRYTQALIKEIEYKSRVMDLKKVPVRAIFFGGGTPSLLSPRNINDIGEALHRYFDMSNVEEFSFEFHITSVSEERTRALADIGVTHARFGLQTIDPTWRKLFNLSQDITQIERAAETLVSSFQHVLCDILYGMNGSNESQTLTDIDKAVDLGVTNIDIYPINNVVTSLKLHRQIKQHTSEIFPAMRKLNMRLMIDEHMRQKGYLPYNGHGYIRQRLSREKLFASNYSFIYHEHVYGYADHDVLGFGVGGISSLAENVITNTSLREQYTIKMTSGIYECNVSQHASVLDLVKPIVLRLPYHGEIEKDKIAFSDIPSGLFTKLEEMIRAGLICETEKTYELTKLGWLWYSNIMFYLCPQSEQNILKKLVFEKLSAKGRDITKDEIIYSTV
- a CDS encoding GIY-YIG nuclease family protein, producing MTDTAVALESAPQTLTPKPWFVYLVRAANGSLYCGISDDPHKRFTKHQNGKGARFFFSSPAVALVYIEACRDKGEALRQERLIKKLRKRAKEALVASFVLTPSE
- a CDS encoding MFS transporter, which gives rise to MKTARSHHQIQKLSYSFFFTKVGEFTFEIAFAVTVVSLVTGNLLDVGLIYFLRFMPSALFSPVGGWLADYADKKYTLITVDLLKLTVAISLCSVGIYSSLSIQAIAIAAMCLTALDCLHTPSFRAFFPETIDSESLTLVNSRLQVIEDGASIAGPLIFSIITIMFTPLHAFAFFSISSLMSTLYILTLESSTRKEMGSFSFKYILKDAINGLQSIKHMNKPLFKVIFCTTLCALFATSLIRFILPAAVMDAFESEAAVGYTASILAAGTVLGSLSYVRFNPTTTADAVVRYWSIYGSLFLATAISLTFSNYIFLALLAFVGFVGAFVDIAIVTNIQRLSHPKNVGRNYSLYYFTAVIGDGLSGIIASLMFLIAGPATFIGMASLLCISPLAWKKKNANKNCI
- the dinB gene encoding DNA polymerase IV; this translates as MIAPSKNAKHRKFIHIDMDSFFVSVELLDSPDLADRPVAVGGRASERGVISTANYIARAFGVRSGLATAKAYRLCPDLVLLPVRFKIYEEVTKKLDSIFRRYTDHVEFLSLDEAFLDVTGQQHFNGSATHMAADIRATIHRELNLTASAGVAPLKYLAKIASEVHKPNGMFVISPNSVRDFLRDLDVRKIPGVGPKTDAVLENLGCRYCKDITEDKIPALVQYLGVHGYYVWERCQGIEIDHQERSNIRSVGIETTFHQDCYTLPECLLHLENLLNGLAERITEIGDGYQIIKNLVKLKFSDFSTSSTEVSSNRLCGDTFNTLCRKLWETRREGRAVRLIGLSVKIKKNIQEDIQLSFPW